From a single Lolium rigidum isolate FL_2022 chromosome 7, APGP_CSIRO_Lrig_0.1, whole genome shotgun sequence genomic region:
- the LOC124669672 gene encoding laccase-15-like, producing MADMVVLVVVAALFLAMGGSINAAVVEHTFLVSEVTLRHLCRDTVATVVNGQLPGPALEVTEGDSVVVHVVNQSPFGVTIHWHGVKQRLTCWADGAGMVTQCPIAPNTTFTYRFDVVGQEGTLWWHAHISTLRATMHGVIIIRPKSGSYPFPKPHQDVPIVIADFWQNDLRQVQKDLELWIADGDHSKDGPASATINGKIGDLYNCSGVAQDDTFVLDVEPGKTYMLRLANAALSNEYYFKVAGHRLTVVGSDANYLRPYNATGDIVAIAPGETLDVLMVADAPPCHSYYMVALGTQSPPPAPQTATRLARGIVRYPDSHGEAMEPQMPDQHDRTTSFHFHGNMTGYPNNPLLPQIRAHVHDKFFLTLGMGTIRNHTVHVANINNVSFHLPQGRSLLEARYHGAELVTATEEMSARPPLEFDYTDPVLINFFNRSAKLLELEPSRRATTMRHIAYNSTVEVVFQSTTLMEDSPNPMHLHGHDFFVLAQGIGNYDAARDTASYNLVDPPVKNTVMVTGLGWAAVRFVADNPGNWFLHCHYEFHMGMGMATVFEVGNGPTPETALPPPPADLPRCDRSIAYE from the exons ATGGCAGACATGGTGGTTCTGGTAGTGGTAGCGGCCTTGTTCCTCGCCATGGGAGGCAGCATCAATGCGGCGGTGGTGGAGCACACCTTCCTT GTGAGCGAGGTTACCTTGAGGCACCTGTGCCGCGAtacggtggcgacggtggtgaATGGGCAATTACCAGGCCCGGCGCTGGAGGTGACAGAAGGGGACTCCGTGGTAGTTCACGTGGTGAACCAGTCACCCTTTGGAGTAACGATCCATTG GCACGGCGTGAAGCAGCGACTCACCTGCTGGGCGGACGGAGCTGGGATGGTGACGCAGTGCCCCATCGCCCCCAACACCACCTTCACCTACCGGTTCGACGTGGTCGGGCAGGAGGGCACCCTGTGGTGGCACGCGCACATCTCCACCCTCCGGGCAACCATGCACGGCGTCATCATCATCCGCCCAAAGTCCGGCTCCTATCCCTTCCCCAAGCCGCACCAGGACGTCCCCATCGTCATAGCTGATTTCTGGCAAAACGACCTGAGGCAAGTGCAGAAGGACTTGGAGCTCTGGATAGCCGATGGAGATCATTCTAAGGATGGACCAGCTTCAGCAACCATCAACGGCAAGATTGGGGATCTCTACAACTGCTCCG GGGTAGCCCAAGACGACACCTTCGTCCTCGACGTGGAACCCGGCAAGACGTACATGCTCCGCCTTGCCAACGCTGCACTCAGTAACGAGTACTACTTCAAAGTGGCCGGCCACAGGCTCACCGTGGTCGGCTCGGACGCCAACTACCTCCGCCCCTACAACGCCACCGGCGACATCGTGGCCATTGCACCAGGCGAGACGCTGGACGTGCTCATGGTCGCCGACGCTCCTCCGTGCCACTCCTATTACATGGTCGCCCTCGGCACCCAGTCGCCCCCGCCTGCGCCGCAGACAGCCACCAGGCTCGCCAGAGGGATTGTTCGGTACCCCGACAGCCACGGCGAGGCCATGGAGCCCCAGATGCCCGACCAGCACGACCGTACCACGTCCTTCCACTTCCATGGCAACATGACGGGCTACCCCAACAACCCCTTGCTGCCACAGATCCGAGCGCATGTCCACGACAAGTTCTTCCTCACCCTCGGCATGGGCACCATACGCAACCACACCGTGCATGTGGCCAACATAAACAACGTCTCCTTCCACCTCCCCCAGGGGAGGTCGCTCCTCGAAGCACGCTACCACGGCGCTGAGCTGGTTACCGCAACGGAGGAGATGTCCGCCAGGCCTCCCCTTGAATTCGACTACACCGACCCGGTGCTCATCAACTTCTTCAACCGCAGCGCCAAGCTCCTGGAGCTAGAGCCTTCGCGCAGGGCCACCACGATGCGGCACATCGCGTACAACTCCACGGTAGAGGTGGTGTTCCAGAGCACCACCCTCATGGAGGACAGCCCTAATCCGATGCACCTTCATGGCCACGACTTCTTCGTCCTCGCCCAGGGAATAGGCAACTATGATGCCGCAAGGGACACCGCATCCTACAACCTCGTCGACCCGCCGGTGAAGAACACGGTTATGGTCACCGGGCTCGGCTGGGCGGCCGTCCGGTTCGTCGCCGACAACCCCGGGAACTGGTTCCTGCACTGCCACTACGAGTTTCACATGGGCATGGGCATGGCCACCGTCTTCGAGGTAGGCAACGGGCCAACTCCGGAGACGGCtctgcctccacctccagcagatCTGCCAAGATGCGACAGGAGCATCGCATACGAATAA